One Sulfurihydrogenibium sp. genomic window carries:
- the dapE gene encoding succinyl-diaminopimelate desuccinylase → MITDSEKQKLIDYTIKLVNIPSVIGNEKEIANFVEDFLKNYNLNIIRHNNSIIAYDKLEPSKKTIGFIGHLDTVPGTNDFTGQIIEDRIYGLGASDMKGGLSVMMALIDHFSDKEKSYNTIYVFYEKEEGPYVDNGLEPLLSQYNIIQKSDLAFALEPTNNIVQVGCLGTMHVSVIFEGKRAHSARPWQGENAIHKSVNFLKRLSEFGIKEYDFQGIKYYEVMNATMVSFSGGRNIIPDKFEINVNYRFAPGKSIEQAKEELLNLVNNEAKVEFTDVAPSGNVCLDNPILKDFISKYNLPIEAKQAWTDVARLSLYGIDAVNFGPGDPAQAHQKNEYIPIKNLFDSYEIFKDFLSH, encoded by the coding sequence TTGATTACAGACTCAGAAAAACAAAAACTTATTGACTATACAATAAAGCTTGTTAATATTCCATCTGTTATAGGCAATGAAAAAGAAATAGCAAACTTTGTAGAAGATTTTTTGAAAAATTACAATCTAAACATCATCAGACACAACAATTCTATAATAGCTTATGATAAATTAGAGCCATCAAAAAAGACAATTGGGTTTATTGGTCATCTTGATACAGTACCCGGAACAAATGATTTTACCGGTCAAATAATAGAAGATAGGATATACGGACTTGGTGCAAGTGATATGAAAGGTGGTCTTTCTGTTATGATGGCTTTGATAGACCACTTTTCTGATAAAGAAAAATCATACAATACTATCTATGTATTTTACGAAAAAGAAGAAGGTCCTTATGTAGATAATGGATTAGAGCCGTTATTGTCTCAATATAATATAATTCAAAAATCAGATTTAGCCTTTGCCTTAGAGCCAACTAACAACATCGTTCAGGTCGGATGTCTTGGAACGATGCATGTATCAGTAATTTTTGAAGGAAAAAGAGCCCATTCGGCAAGACCATGGCAGGGAGAGAATGCAATCCATAAATCTGTAAACTTTCTAAAAAGACTTTCTGAGTTTGGAATAAAAGAATATGATTTTCAGGGAATTAAATACTATGAAGTTATGAACGCTACAATGGTTAGCTTTTCTGGCGGAAGAAATATAATTCCGGATAAATTTGAGATAAATGTAAATTACAGATTTGCACCGGGTAAGTCAATAGAGCAGGCAAAAGAAGAGCTTTTAAATCTTGTAAACAATGAAGCAAAGGTTGAGTTTACAGACGTTGCACCATCCGGCAATGTTTGTCTTGATAATCCAATTTTAAAAGATTTTATATCTAAGTACAATCTGCCAATAGAAGCAAAGCAGGCTTGGACAGATGTTGCAAGGCTATCCTTATACGGAATTGATGCTGTAAACTTTGGACCCGGAGACCCGGCCCAAGCACATCAAAAAAATGAATACATTCCTATAAAAAACTTGTTTGATAGTTATGAAATTTTCAAAGATTTTCTAAGTCATTAA
- a CDS encoding CDP-alcohol phosphatidyltransferase family protein yields MNLPNLLTLLRIILVPVFIAFLWYNMPIFALITFTIAGLTDAIDGYLARKYNQETQLGKILDPIADKTLLVSAFVFIFNSELSIKFPFWFILFAISRDVYILAGSFLIYLIKGSLRVRPSFFGKMTTFLQIFTVIYVLISNVFTNLYNHLLYESALIITFIVMVLSVLTYTYDGIKQLNDLENL; encoded by the coding sequence ATGAATCTGCCTAACCTTCTTACACTTTTAAGAATCATCCTCGTTCCTGTTTTTATAGCATTTCTTTGGTACAACATGCCTATTTTTGCCTTAATAACTTTTACTATTGCCGGTTTAACTGATGCGATAGATGGCTATCTTGCAAGAAAGTATAATCAAGAAACACAGCTTGGTAAAATTCTTGACCCAATAGCAGACAAAACTCTACTCGTTTCAGCTTTTGTATTCATTTTTAACTCGGAATTATCTATAAAGTTTCCTTTTTGGTTTATATTATTTGCAATATCAAGAGATGTTTATATCCTTGCAGGAAGTTTTTTGATTTATCTAATCAAAGGAAGTTTAAGAGTCAGGCCCTCTTTTTTTGGAAAAATGACAACTTTTTTACAGATATTTACAGTAATTTATGTTTTAATTTCAAACGTTTTTACAAATCTTTACAACCATTTACTTTATGAATCAGCTTTAATCATAACTTTTATTGTTATGGTTTTATCTGTGCTGACTTATACTTATGACGGCATCAAACAGCTTAATGACTTAGAAAATCTTTGA
- the rfaE2 gene encoding D-glycero-beta-D-manno-heptose 1-phosphate adenylyltransferase, whose translation MDYLDIIQKEREKGKKIVFTNGCFDIIHAGHVDYLEKAKSLGDFLVVGLNSDESVKRLKGPTRPVNPVDQRKKVLQALKPVDLVIVFEEDTPERLIKEIKPDVLVKGGDWKIENIVGADFVMSYGGKVYTIDFVYDTSTTKIIEKVKNESA comes from the coding sequence ATGGACTATTTAGATATTATCCAAAAAGAAAGAGAGAAAGGAAAGAAAATTGTATTTACAAATGGATGTTTTGATATTATCCATGCCGGACATGTAGATTATTTAGAAAAAGCAAAATCTCTTGGAGATTTTCTTGTTGTTGGATTAAACAGTGATGAGTCTGTAAAAAGATTAAAAGGACCAACCAGACCGGTAAACCCGGTAGACCAAAGAAAAAAAGTTTTACAAGCTTTAAAACCGGTAGATTTAGTCATTGTTTTTGAAGAAGATACACCGGAAAGACTAATAAAAGAAATTAAACCCGATGTACTTGTGAAAGGTGGAGATTGGAAGATAGAAAATATTGTTGGTGCAGATTTTGTCATGTCTTATGGTGGCAAGGTTTATACAATAGACTTTGTTTATGACACCTCTACAACAAAGATTATAGAAAAAGTAAAAAATGAATCTGCCTAA